The Leptospira selangorensis genome segment CCTTGTCAATGAAATTCCAGATTTGAAGATTTATCGCGGAGGAGATAGTTTTGAAAGAGATCCATCTCATAAGACATTCTAAATCCGATTGGAGTGATACTAATTTAAAGGATAAGGAACGTCCATTATCTAAGAGAGGTCGCAAAAACGCCCGATTTTTAGGAAAATATGTGGAGAAGGTTTCCTTTGTTGCGGATGTCGCCCTCATTTCGCCATCGACCAGAACTTCAGAAACTTGGAAGATATTACAAGGTTTTCAGAATATTACAAAAGACATTAAGATTATAAGTGAGATATATGAGGCGGAGTATTCTGACTTACTTAGGATCTTAAGAGGTCTATCTTCTAAAATTAATAATGTAGTTTTAATAGG includes the following:
- a CDS encoding SixA phosphatase family protein gives rise to the protein MKEIHLIRHSKSDWSDTNLKDKERPLSKRGRKNARFLGKYVEKVSFVADVALISPSTRTSETWKILQGFQNITKDIKIISEIYEAEYSDLLRILRGLSSKINNVVLIGHNPGMEDLANYLLLGNNTDSLFEKFPTSSFISLVTDQKDWADLGRQSCRLKRFWIP